A region of the Chloroflexota bacterium genome:
AGTGCCTTTATGACATTCACCTTCATCCAGATCAGCGACCACCATCTGCCGGCGGATGAGGGGCTGTTGAAGTTTGGCTTCTCGCCGTGGGTGGCGTTTCGCGCGACGCTGCGCCACATCGCCGCGCACCATGCAGCCGGCGCGGATTCCCTCGTCTCGACCGGCGACCTGGTGGACACGGGCACCGATGCGGAGTACGCGGCGGCGCGGCGCGCGCTCGGGCTGGAAACGCGCACGCCGCCGCCGGGGCCACAGGCGCTGGGTTTCGACGGGTTGCAGGGCCTGCCGGCGTACTTTCTGCCCGGCAACCATGACCCGCGCGAGACGTTTTCCCGCAACATGTACGGTGAAGCCGGGACGCAGGCCGGCGGGTCAGAGACCCGCCTCTACAATCATGTGTTCGATCATCGGGGCGTGCAGTTCGTCTGCATCGACTTTGGCGCGGAGAACCAGGCGGTCGTGTATCCACAGACGGTTGCCTTCCTCGCCGACGCCTTGCGAGCCGCCGGGCCATCGATCATCCTGACACATCACCAGGTCGTACCAAGCGGCATCGCGCGCCTCGACCAGTTTCTGCCGGCCGACCCGGCGCCGCT
Encoded here:
- a CDS encoding metallophosphoesterase — translated: MTFTFIQISDHHLPADEGLLKFGFSPWVAFRATLRHIAAHHAAGADSLVSTGDLVDTGTDAEYAAARRALGLETRTPPPGPQALGFDGLQGLPAYFLPGNHDPRETFSRNMYGEAGTQAGGSETRLYNHVFDHRGVQFVCIDFGAENQAVVYPQTVAFLADALRAAGPSIILTHHQVVPSGIARLDQFLPADPAPLARALRGRAVLGIFCGHFHLSYEGRFAGVPVFGTRSTTHSFADAGGGRMHYIIGNPHYRVVTVGDERVSTQIVEVPL